One genomic window of Tribolium castaneum strain GA2 chromosome 10, icTriCast1.1, whole genome shotgun sequence includes the following:
- the LOC659490 gene encoding BTB/POZ domain-containing protein 7: MNLFGCLFPCALQHSWWSVGNEQCMTEEFVHRMGVNASTAPGVEAGPMPNSMGVADPCTPPFRDTIGVIVRERKKKVTGFATLKKKFIRRRRSSKACDHGRMLRELVSDWSPLEVAALLEEYEALAALKDLCVQAELARPPAATFKQDLSALYDFKYCTDADLVYRGACFPIHRALLSARCPYFRDLLAGCPGYGARICLELRTATVDVQLFSALLRYLYTGDICPHDTNIDINLLRRLREEFGTPNALEADLRYLLEIGDYADAALVFTSDGSDCQRPDSGSSEYGFRPKLELPCHKAILSARSPFFRNLLQRRSRSGEEHTERALHIPTRIVLDESVIPKRYARVLLHAIYLDHVDLSLISRGGCGGGLGEAQALTHTGRARPSPLEEAMELYQIGRFLELDILSQGCEDLILEWLSLDTLPTVLQWAKQPHGSAWVHRQALHYLREEFQPVAQSPVLHQLDKAHLIEVLKSPFLQASELEILHAVLKWGENELVRRMEDREPNIVSHTAHSVARKGVKKRDLSDVELREILSDLLPLVRMDHVLPPNSDILNQAIRRGLVSTPPSHMIGGDRENLRVNAWIRGDKNNGLFVQPRLFMPYYDEVKVLVEDQLVQEVEIMRMRRRYMPDIPDTLYMVEDKPRVHGAAGVDVLASVLPVPDPAVMNAMLKREQKLRQSPSCQRALNMPLSSRHEINRQIRLRVVREFNLPDPVADMLENCYCLPESDDNAESHTISPNKGLRGCYSRNMTFPRPGAYSQRHELPAVIPEGEFRFATEPESSSCSDGHLSDIMPDVAMATATLGQMQLQEQQEMELDLGDGATHLHAQMAGSLHHPMSYRRYQPSTYPHLRSDSQSYHTPMPRFL, from the exons ATGAACTTATTTGGCTGCCTCTTTCCGTGTGCACTGCAGCACAGTTGGTGGAGTGTTGGCAACGAGCAGTGCATGACTGAGGAGTTCGTCCACAGGATGGGCGTGAACGCTTCCACGGCACCCGGTGTCGAGGCTGGTCCTATGCCCAACAGCATGGGAGTCGCGGATCCTTGCACGCCTCCGTTCAGGGACACGATTGGGGTGATCGTACGGGAGcgtaaaaagaaagtgactgGTTTTGCCACCTTGAAGAAGAAGTTCATACGTCGGAGAAGATCGTCGAAGGCGTGCGACCACGGAAGGATGCTGCGCGAGCTGGTGTCTGACTGGAGTCCTCTGGAGGTGGCGGCCTTGCTGGAGGAGTACGAGGCGTTGGCCGCTTTGAAAGATCTCTGTGTTCAAGCCGAGCTGGCGCGGCCGCCGGCCGCCACCTTCAAGCAGGACCTCTCCGCCTTGTACGACTTCAAGTACTGCACCGATGCCGATTTGGTGTACAGAGGGGCTTGCTTTCCCATCCACCGCGCCCTACTCTCCGCCAGGTGCCCTTATTTTAGAGACTTACTCGCCGGGTGTCCCGGCTACGGCGCTCGAATATGTCTCGAATTGAGAACGGCCACGGTCGATGTCCAGCTGTTCTCGGCGCTTTTGCGATATCTGTACACCGGGGACATCTGTCCGCACGATACCAACATCGATATCAACCTCCTGAGGCGGCTGCGAGAGGAGTTCGGAACACCCAATGCCTTGGAAGCCGATCTGCGTTACTTACTTGAAATTGGCGACTACGCCGATGCTGCTCTAGTGTTCACTTCCGACGGTTCCGACTGCCAGAGGCCCGATTCGGGCAGTTCGGAATACGGTTTTAGGCCAAAATTAGAATTACCATGCCACAAAGCCATACTCTCCGCTCGATCGCCCTTCTTCCGGAACCTGCTACAAAGGCGATCGAGGAGCGGCGAGGAGCACACAGAACGAGCCTTACACATACCTACCAGAATCGTACTCGACGAATCAGTCATACCTAAACG GTACGCACGCGTTCTACTACACGCTATTTATTTAGATCACGTTGATCTCTCGTTAATTTCACGCGGTGGCTGTGGGGGCGGTCTAGGCGAAGCCCAAGCACTTACTCACACCGGACGGGCGCGGCCGTCACCCCTGGAGGAAGCCATGGAGTTATATCAAATCGGACGGTTCCTCGAACTAGATATTCTCTCACAAGGCTGtgaagatttaattttagaatggTTGTCGCTTGACACACTCCCCACAGTACTTCAATGGGCCAAACAACCGCACGGATCGGCCTGGGTCCACCGACAG gCGCTGCATTACTTGCGCGAGGAGTTCCAACCGGTGGCCCAGTCCCCGGTGTTGCACCAACTGGACAAGGCTCACCTGATCGAGGTGTTGAAAAGTCCGTTTTTGCAAGCCTCCGAGCTGGAAATCCTCCACGCTGTACTGAAATGGGGCGAGAACGAGTTGGTTCGTAGGATGGAGGATCGGG AACCGAACATTGTGAGTCACACCGCGCATTCGGTGGCCCGCAAAGGTGTGAAAAAGCGCGATTTGAGTGATGTCGAGCTTCGCGAGATTTTATCCGATTTGCTTCCATTGGTCCGCATGGACCACGTACTGCCCCCCAATAGTGATATTCTAAACCAGGCGATTCGACGTGGCTTGGTTAGCACTCCCCCCAGCCATATGATAGGCGGCGACCGGGAGAATCTGAGGGTGAACGCGTGGATTAGGGGTGATAAGAATAATGGTTTATTCGTACAACCGCGCCTGTTTATGCCATACTATGACGAGGTTAAGGTTCTTGTGGAAGATCAGTTGGTCCAAGAAGTTGAAATAATGCGAATGCGCCGCCGGTACATGCCCGACATTCCCGATACGCTGTACATGGTCGAGGACAAGCCACGGGTGCATGGGGCCGCCGGGGTTGATGTTTTGGCTTCGGTTCTTCCAGTGCCAGACCCGGCGGTTATGAACGCAATGTTGAAACGGGAACAAAAACTCCGCCAATCGCCGAGCTGTCAACGTGCCCTTAACATGCCTTTATCCTCACGTCATGAAATCAACCGGCAGATCCGGCTCCGGGTCGTCCGCGAGTTCAATCTGCCTGACCCAGTGGCCGATATGTTGGAGAACTGCTATTGTCTCCCTGAGAGCGATGATAATGCTGAGAGCCACACAATATCGCCGAATAAGGGGCTCAGGGGGTGCTATAGTCGCAATATGACGTTTCCGAGGCCTGGGGCGTACTCGCAGAGGCACGAGCTGCCGGCGGTGATCCCCGAGGGGGAGTTCCGGTTTGCGACGGAGCCCGAGAGCAGTTCGTGCAGCGATGGGCATTTGTCGGATATAATGCCCGACGTGGCGATGGCGACGGCGACCTTGGGCCAGATGCAGCTGCAGGAGCAGCAGGAGATGGAGCTGGACTTGGGGGATGGGGCCACCCATCTGCACGCCCAGATGGCCGGGTCGCTGCACCACCCGATGTCCTACAGGCGGTACCAACCCTCGACGTACCCTCACCTGAGGTCTGATTCGCAATCTTACCACACTCCTATGCCGcgatttttatag